TGGTGGTCGAGATGGGCATCGACCGCGTCGGTGAGATGGCGGAACTGGTGGATCTGGTGCGCCCGGATGTGGGCGTGATCACCAGTATCGGTCCGGCGCACCTGGAGCAGCTGGGCAGCATCGAGGGCATCGTTCGGGAGAAGGGCGTGATCCTGCGGGGCGTGGACGGCCGGTCCGTGCGGGGGCTGGTGGGCGCGCAGGCGGCCGACTTCTATCCGGGGGTGGACAGTTACGGGTTCGGGGAGGTCACGCATGCGGGCGAGGCACTGACGGTCTCGCCGGACGGTGCGTCGTTCCGGTTTGCGGGGGTGCCGGTCACGTTGCCGCTGGCGGCGCGGGTGCAGGCCGAGGCGGCGGTGCTGGCGCTGGTGCTGGCGCGGGAGGCGGGCGTGCCGCTCTCGGAGGCGGCGGCGCGGCTGGCGGCGGTCAGCGTGCCGGGTGGCCGGTACCGGGTGCATCCGGGGCGGTTCACGGTGATTGACGATGCGTACAACGCGTCGCCGGTGGCGGTGCGGGCGGCGCTGGACGCCCTGAGCGGCTGGTCGGGGCGGCGGATCAGTGTGCTGGGGCGCATGCTGGAACTCGGGCCGACCGAGCGGGAGTTGCATGCCGGGGTGGGCGAGTACGCGCGTTCCCGTGCGGACCTGACGTTCGGGGTGGGGGCGTTCGCGGCCGAGCTGGGTGACCGGGCCTTCGCGAGCGTGCCGGAACTCGTGGAGGCCCTGCTGGCCGAGGTGCGTGACGGTGACGTGCTGCTGGTCAAGGGCAGCCGGGGCATCAGCTGGACGCCCGAACGGCGCGCGCAGGAGGGCGTGGGGCTGGACGTGGTCGTGAGCGCCCTGCTGGCCGCGCGGGACGCGGGGTAAGCGCGCGGGGCCGCAGGACGCCCTCACGGGAGGTCCGGGCCGGTGGGTCAGAATGCGGGCATGGTTTCCCGCGCTTCCCGCTCTGGCCGCCCGCGTGCCCTGCCTGTCCTGCTGCTCCTGCCGCTGTGGGTGGCTGGCTGCGCGCCCGCCGCGCTGGGCGAGCTTCCGGCCGGGGCGACGTTCCGCGCGGCGTTCAGTGAGCAGGGCGTGGCGTGGGTGTCGAGCGGGCGGGCCTGCGTGGCGCGCGCGCCGTCGTTCCGGCCCGAGTGCCCGCGCCTTCCGGCGGCCGTGGATGTCGCCTGGAATGCCGGGGATGCC
This portion of the Deinococcus seoulensis genome encodes:
- the murF gene encoding UDP-N-acetylmuramoyl-tripeptide--D-alanyl-D-alanine ligase encodes the protein MVDPFCALPFSAAVHPEARPARRLTWDSREASPDVAFVALPGESMHGNRFVEAALAAGAPFVLTDLDVPRAVRVPDAHGALLAWARAERARSPLVVGVTGSAGKTTAKSYVAAALDAQFMPVFNTMPAIACFLIECGGSGRPLVVEMGIDRVGEMAELVDLVRPDVGVITSIGPAHLEQLGSIEGIVREKGVILRGVDGRSVRGLVGAQAADFYPGVDSYGFGEVTHAGEALTVSPDGASFRFAGVPVTLPLAARVQAEAAVLALVLAREAGVPLSEAAARLAAVSVPGGRYRVHPGRFTVIDDAYNASPVAVRAALDALSGWSGRRISVLGRMLELGPTERELHAGVGEYARSRADLTFGVGAFAAELGDRAFASVPELVEALLAEVRDGDVLLVKGSRGISWTPERRAQEGVGLDVVVSALLAARDAG